Proteins encoded by one window of Roseibium sp. Sym1:
- a CDS encoding GntR family transcriptional regulator: MQVTPEPVSKLSTTEPIGAQLVSILRGRIIRNELQPGTRLSEAGIASEFDISRQPVREVFIRLAEEGLLEVRPQRGTIVPRISARMVEDARFIREAIEADVVKHAAAKFDRGQVAELDQLLEHQKRAKDVHEFIELDDQFHRGLADGIGRAHAWNVIEALKAQLDRVRYLSLQQFPKAKLIEQHSAVIEAIRAGDPGQAEAAMRRHLNTIVDDLPVIAAEQPDHFE; the protein is encoded by the coding sequence ATGCAAGTCACGCCGGAACCAGTTTCGAAATTGAGCACCACCGAGCCGATCGGTGCGCAGCTGGTTTCGATCTTGCGCGGGCGGATCATCCGCAATGAGCTTCAACCCGGGACAAGGCTGTCAGAGGCGGGGATCGCCTCCGAGTTCGACATCAGCCGGCAGCCCGTGCGTGAAGTGTTCATCCGGCTTGCGGAAGAGGGACTTCTTGAAGTGCGCCCGCAGCGGGGAACCATCGTGCCGCGGATTTCCGCCCGGATGGTGGAGGACGCCAGGTTCATTCGCGAGGCGATCGAGGCGGACGTGGTCAAGCATGCCGCAGCCAAGTTCGATCGTGGCCAGGTTGCCGAGCTTGATCAGCTTCTCGAGCATCAGAAGCGCGCAAAAGATGTGCACGAGTTCATCGAACTGGACGATCAGTTCCACCGGGGCCTGGCCGATGGCATCGGACGTGCGCACGCGTGGAATGTGATCGAGGCGCTGAAGGCGCAGCTCGACCGGGTGAGATACCTGTCTCTCCAGCAATTCCCCAAGGCAAAGCTGATCGAACAGCACTCGGCAGTGATCGAGGCGATCAGGGCCGGGGACCCGGGACAGGCGGAAGCCGCCATGCGGCGCCACCTGAACACGATCGTCGACGATCTTCCCGTGATCGCCGCCGAACAACCAGACCATTTCGAATAG
- a CDS encoding C4-dicarboxylate TRAP transporter substrate-binding protein, whose translation MMNWILKGAAVSLAAIMAAGTASAQDYTLNINTALATSDPLYAGLESLRDKIVEASDGRLAVQLFPNSQLGPDEDVLEQARTGAPVAVVVDGGRLAVYQKEMGILGAPFLASGYDGIRRVVTSDIFEGWVDDMAEGSGLQVLSFNWWQGERHLLTNKPIGGPADLEGIRMRTPGAPVWMGTIKAMGATPTPLPWAEVYSALSANVIDGAEAQFPAIVGAKLDEVISHVTKTGHINLITGLVTSAEWFNSLPEDLQKILRDEALAAGDVASYGTRDSLAAIETKLTESGVTVTEIDTAPFREATAPVYDELGYGELRDTVRGIAAGN comes from the coding sequence ATGATGAACTGGATACTCAAGGGCGCTGCGGTTTCGCTCGCCGCCATCATGGCGGCCGGCACCGCTTCGGCACAGGACTACACGCTCAACATCAACACAGCGCTTGCCACCTCCGACCCGCTTTATGCCGGGCTTGAGTCACTGCGCGACAAGATTGTCGAGGCCTCCGACGGGCGGCTGGCAGTCCAGCTTTTCCCGAATTCGCAGCTCGGTCCGGACGAGGACGTCCTGGAGCAGGCCCGCACCGGTGCACCCGTCGCGGTGGTTGTCGACGGAGGCCGTCTGGCCGTCTACCAGAAGGAAATGGGCATTCTGGGGGCGCCGTTCCTGGCGTCGGGCTATGACGGCATCCGCCGCGTTGTCACCTCCGACATTTTCGAAGGCTGGGTCGACGACATGGCCGAGGGCTCCGGCCTGCAGGTGCTCAGCTTCAACTGGTGGCAGGGCGAACGCCATCTCCTGACCAACAAGCCGATCGGCGGTCCGGCCGACCTGGAAGGCATCCGCATGCGCACGCCGGGCGCACCGGTCTGGATGGGCACCATCAAGGCCATGGGCGCCACGCCGACGCCGCTGCCGTGGGCAGAAGTCTATTCCGCGCTCAGCGCCAACGTCATCGACGGCGCCGAGGCACAGTTTCCGGCCATTGTCGGCGCAAAGCTGGACGAGGTGATCTCGCACGTGACCAAGACCGGCCACATCAACCTGATCACCGGGCTGGTGACGTCGGCCGAATGGTTCAACAGCCTGCCGGAAGACCTGCAGAAGATCCTCCGGGACGAGGCGCTTGCCGCCGGTGACGTTGCGTCCTACGGAACCCGGGACAGCCTGGCAGCCATCGAGACCAAACTGACAGAATCCGGTGTCACGGTCACGGAGATCGACACGGCGCCGTTCCGCGAGGCAACCGCACCGGTCTATGACGAGCTTGGCTATGGCGAACTGCGTGATACCGTTCGCGGCATTGCTGCCGGCAACTGA
- a CDS encoding TRAP transporter small permease, with protein sequence MLQLYSRIEFILGAAILLIITGLVFIAAVMRFFGTPLIWSVDLAQLLFIWLCFIGATRALRRRAHLGVDLLVQHLPFRMRRWLETGLALIVLAFLGVLAVKGYGLTMKNIERQFGDSGLSYAWVTIAVPAGCVLLSASIIANLVQSWKSTETLVFERSGHGMQIPQTGDTGTETKTETEVGAS encoded by the coding sequence ATGCTGCAGCTTTACAGCCGGATCGAATTCATACTTGGCGCTGCAATTCTTCTGATCATCACCGGGCTGGTCTTCATTGCCGCGGTCATGCGGTTCTTCGGAACACCGCTGATCTGGTCGGTGGACCTGGCCCAGCTCCTGTTCATCTGGCTTTGTTTCATCGGGGCCACCCGTGCCCTGCGCCGGCGCGCCCATCTTGGGGTCGACCTGCTTGTGCAGCATCTGCCGTTCCGCATGCGCCGGTGGCTGGAAACGGGGCTCGCACTGATTGTCCTCGCATTTCTGGGTGTGCTCGCGGTCAAGGGATACGGCCTGACCATGAAGAACATCGAGCGCCAGTTCGGTGACAGCGGGCTCAGTTACGCCTGGGTGACCATCGCCGTGCCGGCCGGTTGTGTCCTCCTGTCGGCCTCGATCATCGCCAACCTGGTCCAATCCTGGAAATCCACCGAGACACTGGTTTTCGAGCGCAGCGGCCACGGGATGCAAATCCCGCAAACCGGCGACACGGGGACCGAAACAAAGACCGAAACAGAAGTTGGGGCCTCCTGA
- a CDS encoding TRAP transporter large permease: protein MGLIALVFLVFLVVGLPVAFAIGMAGFTFFLTSDIMPVSIAVQKIATVSQSFPLLAVPFFVLAGHLMNESGISERLFRFSHVAVSWMSGGLAQVSIILSTLMGGVSGSAVADAAMQSRVVGPQMLKNGYGPGYSAAVIALSSLITATIPPSIGLILYGYVGQVSIGRLFLAGILPGLLMMTLLMVAAWIVARRRGYVSAEAEPPTVRALGAAAWDAKWALLFPVLLVISIRGGVFTPSEVGAFAVVYALLVGTLAHKAITFDRLKEGLDHALSDIGMIMLIILMSGMLGFAIIFLRVPQDVAGLLLSGLSNPVVVVAVILIGLFLAGLFIESTILVLLLTPILVPVVERAGVDPVHFGILMMTIVTLGSMTPPVGVAMYTVCSLMNVRLEDYVRESLPFFIAIFGVVLLLLLFPQISLFLPGVMFG from the coding sequence ATGGGACTGATCGCGCTCGTATTTCTCGTTTTTCTGGTTGTCGGTCTGCCTGTCGCCTTCGCCATCGGCATGGCCGGTTTCACCTTCTTCCTGACCTCCGACATCATGCCGGTGTCCATTGCGGTTCAGAAGATCGCCACAGTCAGCCAGAGTTTTCCGCTGCTTGCCGTGCCGTTCTTCGTCCTGGCCGGCCACCTGATGAACGAGAGCGGCATCTCGGAGCGGCTGTTCCGGTTTTCGCATGTGGCGGTCAGCTGGATGAGCGGCGGGCTTGCCCAGGTCTCGATCATCCTGTCGACGCTGATGGGCGGCGTGTCCGGCTCGGCGGTCGCGGACGCGGCCATGCAGAGCCGCGTGGTCGGTCCGCAGATGCTGAAAAACGGCTACGGTCCGGGGTATTCCGCAGCCGTGATCGCCTTGTCCTCGCTGATCACCGCGACGATCCCGCCTTCGATCGGCCTGATCCTCTACGGGTATGTCGGACAGGTCTCGATCGGCCGGCTGTTTCTTGCCGGCATCCTGCCGGGCCTCCTGATGATGACGCTGCTGATGGTCGCCGCCTGGATTGTGGCGCGCCGGCGCGGTTACGTCTCGGCCGAGGCCGAACCGCCGACCGTGCGGGCTCTTGGAGCCGCTGCCTGGGACGCGAAATGGGCGCTGCTGTTTCCCGTCCTCTTGGTGATCTCGATCAGGGGCGGCGTCTTCACACCGTCGGAAGTCGGCGCCTTCGCGGTCGTCTATGCGCTGCTGGTGGGCACGCTGGCCCACAAGGCGATCACCTTCGACCGGCTCAAGGAGGGGCTGGATCACGCCCTGTCCGATATCGGCATGATCATGCTGATCATCCTGATGTCCGGCATGCTGGGCTTTGCGATTATCTTCCTGCGCGTGCCGCAGGACGTTGCCGGCCTGCTGCTGTCGGGGCTGTCAAATCCGGTCGTCGTCGTCGCGGTCATCCTCATCGGCCTGTTTCTGGCGGGCCTGTTCATCGAAAGCACCATCCTGGTGCTGCTGCTGACGCCGATCCTCGTGCCCGTGGTCGAACGGGCCGGTGTCGATCCGGTGCATTTCGGCATCCTGATGATGACCATCGTCACGCTCGGCTCGATGACCCCGCCCGTGGGTGTGGCCATGTACACCGTCTGCAGCCTGATGAATGTCAGGCTCGAGGACTATGTCCGTGAAAGTCTGCCCTTTTTCATCGCCATTTTCGGCGTCGTGCTGCTGCTGCTTCTCTTCCCACAGATCTCGTTGTTCCTGCCCGGCGTGATGTTCGGCTGA